Within Protaetiibacter intestinalis, the genomic segment GGCGTCCTGCGCGTTGAGCCGCTGCTCGCCGTTGCCGACCGCGTAGGGCACGAAGACCGCGGGGATGCCGAGGGCCGCGAGCTCGCTCACGGTCGCGGAGCCGGCGCGCGAGAGCGCGAGGTCGGCGGCCGCGAGGGCGAGGTCCATCCGGTCGCAGTACTCGAGCAGCCGGTAGCCGGGAAGCCCCGGGTCGTCGACGGGCGCGCGGCTGCCCGTGATGTGCAGCACCTGCCAGCCGGCGGCGAGGATCGCGTCGATGCCGCTCGAGACGCCCTCGTTGAGGCGGCGGGCGCCGGTCGAGCCGCCCGTCACGAGCAGCGTCGGGCGACCCTCGGCGAGTCCGAGCGTCGCGAGAGCCTCGGGGCGCGCGGCGAAGCGGTCGAGCCGCTCGATCTCGCGACGCAGCGGCAGGCCGACGACGCGTCCGTGCCGGATGCGGGTCGACGGGAAGACCGTGCCGACGAAGCGCGTCAGCCGGGCGCCGTAGCGGTTCGCTATGCCCGGCCGGGCGTTGGCCTCATGGATGACGAGCGGCACGCCCTCCCGGTGCGCCGCGGCGTAGGCGGGTGCGGCGGCGTAGCCCCCGAAGCCGACGACGGCGTCGATGCCCCGGTCGCGCAGGATCTCGCGGGTCGCGGCGACGCTCGCCCGCCAGCGGCCCGGGAATCGCAGCGCGTCGGCGTCGAGCCTGCGCGGGAACGGCA encodes:
- a CDS encoding UDP-N-acetylglucosamine--N-acetylmuramyl-(pentapeptide) pyrophosphoryl-undecaprenol N-acetylglucosamine transferase; protein product: MTVYLMAGGGTAGHVNPLLATADRLRELEPDAEVLVLGTAEGLEARLVPQRGYELVTVPRLPFPRRLDADALRFPGRWRASVAATREILRDRGIDAVVGFGGYAAAPAYAAAHREGVPLVIHEANARPGIANRYGARLTRFVGTVFPSTRIRHGRVVGLPLRREIERLDRFAARPEALATLGLAEGRPTLLVTGGSTGARRLNEGVSSGIDAILAAGWQVLHITGSRAPVDDPGLPGYRLLEYCDRMDLALAAADLALSRAGSATVSELAALGIPAVFVPYAVGNGEQRLNAQDAVAAGGALLVADADFDEEWVRGPFVDLLEDPALVADMAARIATTGARDGADRLVELVREAVVADASAASATER